A genomic stretch from Hemibagrus wyckioides isolate EC202008001 linkage group LG02, SWU_Hwy_1.0, whole genome shotgun sequence includes:
- the arhgap23a gene encoding rho GTPase-activating protein 23 isoform X3 gives MLTADGLPTVMPAATAYPRLGAREWSFWDVVGVDCSAPEPRCIWVAVFRDNSLIAHASSIESASTRPRTASCGNRTKGRRDGLPSSSDNPRPVLGGGAEGRGVSWQGPRTLVLHKNSQGFGFTLRHFIVYPPESALHTSLKDDENGNGKGLQRSRLEPMDTIFVKNVREKGPAHQAGLCTGDRLVKVNGESVLGKTYSQVIALIQNSESVLELSIMPKDEDVLQLAYSHDAYLKGNAPFTGGAQNLPAPPPLCYPPRSQPHPSHTPCPTSPRSPHMGQNQLDNWSRWHGSASSPSPPLDNRTSAPTTTSMAWASEGHEAGGVNHSSPAHRTEEIRYDMTQRGRSFSSSLSTSPPHQAQHGNNSKDNLSWGSPPKPAPVSSSNRTQQALSNWYYNQVSERERERERERERERERERLNVHSLHHRQRSFSQDRLGELSRSRRAHRTEFPQSASQDTLLHSGQHSHWMQVQPSVCQNRSRSENLIRSRYGHSGRSLEALDQVLSPLSPHHERQAWQQQPPRQGSHFSPSHMAPSNHHVHRHHQSKSSEQHRCQQHPPQQHQHPTKQNQMHSSQHPPQSRRLTSCQSVDQEQIGYRSYSPSFNRKSGRILQHAQSFRDPSYTGPRLSWTSLPEGMAPSPAPSSAPPAGSVSGEGQDESHRPTNHEREGGEAEQETQAQVQEVVLRQKPPMGRRAGHVHRLPLALDGSDPLLFTSDPEEALLKSEGSSSHRHANGNLAPLSVEDDSLASIPFIDEPTSPSADLRACHVPASSVVSSSGLKSVPAVGTSPASPTFTFPLSRLSSHDCSSIKSSRRSSYLLAITTERSKSCDDGLHNLRDDGRVFSRLPKRVKSFFGDGSLDSLTVADEARSKRHSASELGSISYSDVRKEGWLHYKQIHTEKGKKVGSAIRPWRRVFSVLRFSALYLYKDKREALLKGAALGGGSEDEQPISIRGCLVDIAYSETKRKNALRLTTQDFCEYLLQAEDRDDMLEWIRVIRESSKTDSEELGFSRQALISKKLNDYRKQSPTGNKPDSSPRVPRMTFLLPKADNSGAPPRSPKHEAKEESSPPKSPWGINFMKKAKKADPKAFGVRLEDCQPACNNKFVPLIVEICCGLVEEMGLEYTGIYRVPGNNAVVSSLQDQLNKGSDINTTEERWQDLNVVSSLLKSFFRKLPEPLFTDDKYNDFIDANRMENPSDRLKTLKKLIHDLPDHYFHTLKFLIGHLKTVANHSEKNKMEPRNLALVFGPTLVRTSEDNMTDMVTHMPDRYKIVETLIQHYAWFFSEEHDKDEKTPVDTEDVQPAPNIDHLLSNIGRAGLLGEISDSTNSDSAKSKGSGGSKRDLTAKDFLTTLAIMSAVTRRRRKRPAARLLGSSTDDDSEQEPIRANFTVEGEGEGKETERCESDTAPRAEAEEDEDEEEEEDDEENAEVTMASPGKDKPGMPCEEEAHSVILSEEEDQRAETKGRSWRGDDARSIVSGYSTLSTLGRSLASEGRGEDADDEQSELVSETDNESGFASRSLTQERPEKRTPPPSNTHTSPEPPAPRSFLYTNYKASLPSPTPAPTSTPAPPPIPPKRPTPELVERGTESAARSSTPSTSSSTASQRLQNRPSFNSHRLIQCDTLARRRLKTEKAKARSLDPLEVCSASPSEEEPQSNKGRTRTSLPDSSTSHSPKLTLSTSHLLAPPSTLGSTSGTTSQASLAEQVRARLLGSAEDMRSVGLRTPLSPETRRRRRAWRRHTVVVSPTDSSHKSSQVSGAVNNNNKPPAPPPKPFFVIRRPGEKPIPVAQRSSADASSSRRTPPTSQFHECL, from the exons GTCTACAGCGAAGTCGGCTGGAACCAATGGACACTATATTTGTTAAGAACGTGAGGGAGAAAGGCCCTGCTCACCAGGCTGGTCTGTGCACAG gcgACAGATTAGTAAAGGTGAACGGGGAGAGTGTATTGGGTAAGACATACTCCCAGGTGATAGCACTAATTCAGAACAG cGAGAGTGTGTTGGAGCTCTCCATAATGCCAAAGGATGAGGATGTACTGCAGCTG GCGTACTCTCATGATGCCTACCTGAAAGGGAACGCACCATTTACAGGAGGGGCCCAAAATCTTCCTGCGCCGCCCCCTCTGTGCTACCCACCACGTTCCCAGCCTCATCCAAGCCACACCCCCTGCCCCACCTCTCCTCGGTCCCCCCACATGGGACAAAACCAGCTGGACAACTGGAGCCGCTGGCACGGCTCCGCCTCCAGCCCATCCCCACCACTTGATAACCGGACAAGCGCACCTACCACAACCAGTATGGCCTGGGCATCAGAGGGCCATGAAGCAGGGGGTGTCAACCACAGCAGCCCTGCCCATCGCACAGAGGAAATCCGGTATGATATGACACAGAGAGGACGTTCGTTCTCTTCCTCGCTTTCCACAAGTCCACCTCACCAAGCTCAACATGGGAACAATAGCAAGGACAACTTGTCATGGGGCAGCCCGCCAAAACCTGCACCAGTGTCAAGTTCAAACCGCACCCAACAAGCCCTCTCTAACTGGTACTACAACCAGGTGTCTGAACGGGAACGGGAGCGGGAACGAGAACGTGAACGTGAACGAGAACGAGAACGCTTAAATGTCCACTCGCTACACCACCGACAACGCAGTTTCTCTCAGGACCGTCTGGGAGAGCTAAGCCGAAGCAGACGGGCACATAGGACTGAATTTCCCCAGAGTGCCTCTCAGGACACATTGCTGCACTCTGGGCAGCATTCTCACTGGATGCAGGTCCAGCCTTCTGTTTGCCAGAACCGTTCTCGCTCTGAGAATCTTATTCGCAGTCGCTACGGGCACTCGGGTCGCTCATTAGAGGCCCTAGACCAGGTACTTTCCCCGCTCTCGCCACACCATGAAAGACAAGCCTGGCAGCAACAGCCCCCGAGGCAGGGAAGCCATTTTAGCCCTTCACATATGGCACCTAGTAACCATCATGTTCACCGCCATCACCAATCCAAATCTTCAGAGCAGCACCGCTGTCAGCAACACCCTCCCCAACAGCACCAACACCCAACGAAGCAAAATCAAATGCATTCATCACAGCATCCACCACAGAGCCGTCGTTTGACCTCATGCCAGAGTGTGGACCAGGAACAGATCGGTTACCGCAGCTACAGTCCCTCCTTTAACCGCAAGAGTGGACGAATTCTGCAGCATGCCCAATCATTCCGGGACCCGTCCTACACAGGCCCACGCCTCAGTTGGACCAGTCTTCCAGAGGGCATGGCCCCATCTCCTGCTCCATCCTCTGCCCCTCCTGCTGGCTCAGTGTCTGGAGAAGGACAGGATGAATCTCATCGTCCGACTAACCATGAAAGAGAGGGTGGGGAGGCAGAGCAGGAGACCCAAGCGCAGGTCCAAGAGGTGGTGCTAAGACAAAAGCCACCCATGGGCCGAAGGGCTGGCCATGTCCACCGACTCCCCCTGGCACTTGATGGCAGTGACCCTCTACTTTTTACCTCGGACCCTGAGGAAGCCTTGCTCAAGTCAGAGGGTTCTTCCTCCCACCGGCATGCGAACGGTAATCTTGCACCACTGTCTGTGGAGGATGACTCGCTGGCCTCTATCCCCTTCATTG ATGAGCCAACCAGCCCGAGCGCAGATCTACGGGCGTGTCACGTCCCTGCCTCGTCCGTCGTGTCCAGTAGCGGCCTTAAATCCGTCCCCGCTGTGGGGACCAGTCCCGCCTCCCCAACCTTCACCTTCCCCCTCAGCCGTCTCTCCTCCCATGACTGCA GCAGCATCAAGTCCAGTCGCCGTTCTTCCTATCTGTTGGCCATCACCACTGAGCGCTCCAAGTCATGTGACGACGGACTGCACAACCTCAGAGACGACGGGCGGGTCTTCTC GAGGTTGCCAAAGAGAGTTAAAAGCTTCTTCGGTGATGGG tctctgGACAGCTTGACGGTGGCTGATGAGGCTCGCTCTAAGCGTCACTCTGCCTCGGAGCTGGGCAGCATCAGCTACAGTGATGTGAGAAAAGAAGGATGGCTGCACTATAAACAGATCCATACTGAGAAGGGCAAG AAGGTGGGCAGTGCAATTCGTCCCTGGAGGCGGGTTTTCTCAGTGCTGCGCTTCAGTGCACTCTACCTCTACAAAGACAAGCGGGAGGCGCTGCTGAAAGGTGCCGCCCTGGGAGGCGGATCTGAAGATGAGCAACCGATCAGCATCCGCGGCTGCCTGGTGGACATCGCGTACAGCGAGACGAAGCGCAAGAACGCGCTGCGACTGACCACGCAGGACTTCTGCGAGTACCTGCTGCAGGCTGAGGACCGAGACGACATGCTGGAGTGGATTAGAGTGATCCGGGAAAGCAGCAAGACTGACAGCGAG gagTTGGGTTTCTCTCGACAAGCTCTCATCAGTAAGAAACTGAATGACTACAGGAAGCAGAG TCCGACAGGTAATAAGCCCGACTCATCTCCCCGAGTGCCACGCATGACCTTCTTGCTGCCCAAGGCCGACAACAGCGGTGCGCCCCCTCGCTCCCCCAAACACGAAGCCAAAG AGGAGAGCAGTCCTCCCAAGTCTCCATGGGGCATCAACTTCATGAAGAAAGCGAAGAAGGCGGACCCCAAAGCGTTCGGAGTCCGGCTGGAGGATTGCCAACCCGCCTGCAATAACAAG tttgttccACTGATTGTTGAGATCTGCTGTGGCTTGGTGGAGGAGATGGGTTTGGAGTACACAGGAATCTACAGAGTGCCAGGAAACAATGCTGTGGTGTCCAGCCTGCAGGATCAACTCAACAAGGGCAGTGACATTAACACTACCGAGGag CGGTGGCAGGACCTGAATGTGGTGAGCAGCCTGCTCAAATCTTTCTTCCGCAAGCTTCCAGAGCCCCTCTTTACCGATG ATAAATACAACGATTTCATCGATGCCAATCGTATGGAGAATCCCAGTGACAGGCTGAAGACCTTGAAGAAACTG ATCCATGATTTACCAGATCATTACTTCCACACTCTGAAGTTTCTAATTGGTCATCTGAAGACCGTAGCCAATCACTCGGAGAAGAATAAG atggagcCTCGTAACCTGGCACTAGTATTTGGACCCACTCTTGTGAGAACATCCGAGGACAACATGACGGACATGGTCACCCACATGCCTGACCGCTACAAGATCGTCGAAACTCTTATCCAACAT TATGCCTGGTTCTTCAGTGAGGAGCACGACAAGGATGAAAAG acgCCAGTGGACACAGAGGACGTTCAGCCCGCCCCTAATATAGATCACCTCTTATCCAACATCGGCCGAGCTGGCCTCCTGGGTGAGATCTCAG ACTCAACCAACAGTGATTCAGCAAAATCAAAG GGCTCCGGAGGGTCAAAACGTGACCTCACAGCCAAGGACTTCCTGACTACGCTGGCCATCATGTCTGCTGTGACTCGGAGGCGCAGAAAACGACCCGCCGCCCGCCTCCTGGGCAGCAGCACCGACGATGACTCCGAACAAGAGCCAATCAGAGCCAATTTCACTGTGGAGGGAGAAGGGGAGGGAAAGGAGACGGAGCGGTGTGAATCTGACACGGCTCCGCGTGCAGAGGCagaagaggatgaagatgaggaagaggaggaagatgacGAAGAGAATGCGGAAGTGACTATGGCCTCGCCAGGCAAGGACAAACCCGGAATGCCTTGTGAGGAAGAAGCGCATTCGGTGATCCTCAGTGAGGAAGAGGACCAGAGGGCGGAAACGAAAGGTCGCAGCTGGAGAGGGGATGACGCACGTTCTATTGTCTCGGGTTACTCTACTCTCTCTACACTGGGGAGGAGTTTAGCCTCCGAGGGGCGGGGTGAAGATGCAGATGATGAGCAGAGCGAGCTGGTGAGCGAGACGGACAATGAAAGCGGCTTTGCCTCGCGCTCTCTGACGCAGGAGCGTCCTGAGAAACGCACGCCACCCCCATCAAATACGCACACCTCACCAGAGCCGCCTGCACCACGCAGCTTCCTGTACACAAACTACAAAGCCTCCTTACCTTCTCCCACTCCTGCTCCCACTTCCACTCCAGCTCCTCCTCCCATTCCTCCCAAACGCCCCACCCCCGAGCTTGTAGAAAGAGGAACTGAAAGTGCAGCACGCTCCTCCACTCCCTCCACTTCCTCCTCAACTGCCTCCCAACGGCTCCAAAACCGACCCTCCTTCAACTCCCATCGCCTTATTCAGTGTGACACTTTAGCGCGCCGGCGCCTAAAAACAGAAAAGGCCAAAGCTCGTTCCCTAGATCCTTTAGAAGTCTGTAGTGCTTCACCCAGCGAGGAGGAACCGCAGTCTAACAAAGGGCGAACGAGAACCAGCCTCCCGGATTCATCTACTTCGCACTCACCCAAACTGACCCTATCCACTAGTCACCTGTTAGCTCCGCCCTCTACCCTGGGCTCTACCTCTGGCACCACAAGTCAGGCATCCCTGGCAGAGCAGGTGCGTGCACGTCTGCTCGGTTCAGCGGAGGACATGCGTTCTGTGGGGCTGAGAACGCCTCTCTCGCCTGAGACGCGCCGGCGGAGGCGGGCCTGGAGGAGACACACAGTGGTGGTCTCTCCTACTGACTCTTCCCACAAAAGCTCTCAAGTCTCTGGTGCcgttaacaacaacaacaaaccccCAGCCCCACCCCCCAAACCTTTCTTTGTAATCCGACGTCCGGGGGAGAAGCCCATTCCCGTTGCTCAGCGATCCTCCGCCGACGCCTCTTCATCACGCCGGACCCCGCCTACCTCCCAGTTCCACGAATGCTTGTGA
- the arhgap23a gene encoding rho GTPase-activating protein 23 isoform X5: MEQTKGRRDGLPSSSDNPRPVLGGGAEGRGVSWQGPRTLVLHKNSQGFGFTLRHFIVYPPESALHTSLKDDENGNGKGLQRSRLEPMDTIFVKNVREKGPAHQAGLCTGDRLVKVNGESVLGKTYSQVIALIQNSESVLELSIMPKDEDVLQLAYSHDAYLKGNAPFTGGAQNLPAPPPLCYPPRSQPHPSHTPCPTSPRSPHMGQNQLDNWSRWHGSASSPSPPLDNRTSAPTTTSMAWASEGHEAGGVNHSSPAHRTEEIRYDMTQRGRSFSSSLSTSPPHQAQHGNNSKDNLSWGSPPKPAPVSSSNRTQQALSNWYYNQVSERERERERERERERERERLNVHSLHHRQRSFSQDRLGELSRSRRAHRTEFPQSASQDTLLHSGQHSHWMQVQPSVCQNRSRSENLIRSRYGHSGRSLEALDQVLSPLSPHHERQAWQQQPPRQGSHFSPSHMAPSNHHVHRHHQSKSSEQHRCQQHPPQQHQHPTKQNQMHSSQHPPQSRRLTSCQSVDQEQIGYRSYSPSFNRKSGRILQHAQSFRDPSYTGPRLSWTSLPEGMAPSPAPSSAPPAGSVSGEGQDESHRPTNHEREGGEAEQETQAQVQEVVLRQKPPMGRRAGHVHRLPLALDGSDPLLFTSDPEEALLKSEGSSSHRHANGNLAPLSVEDDSLASIPFIDEPTSPSADLRACHVPASSVVSSSGLKSVPAVGTSPASPTFTFPLSRLSSHDCSESRTEKKKEKKRERDACSGTHFNAEIHKCSIKSSRRSSYLLAITTERSKSCDDGLHNLRDDGRVFSRLPKRVKSFFGDGSLDSLTVADEARSKRHSASELGSISYSDVRKEGWLHYKQIHTEKGKKVGSAIRPWRRVFSVLRFSALYLYKDKREALLKGAALGGGSEDEQPISIRGCLVDIAYSETKRKNALRLTTQDFCEYLLQAEDRDDMLEWIRVIRESSKTDSEELGFSRQALISKKLNDYRKQSPTGNKPDSSPRVPRMTFLLPKADNSGAPPRSPKHEAKEESSPPKSPWGINFMKKAKKADPKAFGVRLEDCQPACNNKFVPLIVEICCGLVEEMGLEYTGIYRVPGNNAVVSSLQDQLNKGSDINTTEERWQDLNVVSSLLKSFFRKLPEPLFTDDKYNDFIDANRMENPSDRLKTLKKLIHDLPDHYFHTLKFLIGHLKTVANHSEKNKMEPRNLALVFGPTLVRTSEDNMTDMVTHMPDRYKIVETLIQHYAWFFSEEHDKDEKTPVDTEDVQPAPNIDHLLSNIGRAGLLGEISDSTNSDSAKSKGSGGSKRDLTAKDFLTTLAIMSAVTRRRRKRPAARLLGSSTDDDSEQEPIRANFTVEGEGEGKETERCESDTAPRAEAEEDEDEEEEEDDEENAEVTMASPGKDKPGMPCEEEAHSVILSEEEDQRAETKGRSWRGDDARSIVSGYSTLSTLGRSLASEGRGEDADDEQSELVSETDNESGFASRSLTQERPEKRTPPPSNTHTSPEPPAPRSFLYTNYKASLPSPTPAPTSTPAPPPIPPKRPTPELVERGTESAARSSTPSTSSSTASQRLQNRPSFNSHRLIQCDTLARRRLKTEKAKARSLDPLEVCSASPSEEEPQSNKGRTRTSLPDSSTSHSPKLTLSTSHLLAPPSTLGSTSGTTSQASLAEQVRARLLGSAEDMRSVGLRTPLSPETRRRRRAWRRHTVVVSPTDSSHKSSQVSGAVNNNNKPPAPPPKPFFVIRRPGEKPIPVAQRSSADASSSRRTPPTSQFHECL, from the exons GTCTACAGCGAAGTCGGCTGGAACCAATGGACACTATATTTGTTAAGAACGTGAGGGAGAAAGGCCCTGCTCACCAGGCTGGTCTGTGCACAG gcgACAGATTAGTAAAGGTGAACGGGGAGAGTGTATTGGGTAAGACATACTCCCAGGTGATAGCACTAATTCAGAACAG cGAGAGTGTGTTGGAGCTCTCCATAATGCCAAAGGATGAGGATGTACTGCAGCTG GCGTACTCTCATGATGCCTACCTGAAAGGGAACGCACCATTTACAGGAGGGGCCCAAAATCTTCCTGCGCCGCCCCCTCTGTGCTACCCACCACGTTCCCAGCCTCATCCAAGCCACACCCCCTGCCCCACCTCTCCTCGGTCCCCCCACATGGGACAAAACCAGCTGGACAACTGGAGCCGCTGGCACGGCTCCGCCTCCAGCCCATCCCCACCACTTGATAACCGGACAAGCGCACCTACCACAACCAGTATGGCCTGGGCATCAGAGGGCCATGAAGCAGGGGGTGTCAACCACAGCAGCCCTGCCCATCGCACAGAGGAAATCCGGTATGATATGACACAGAGAGGACGTTCGTTCTCTTCCTCGCTTTCCACAAGTCCACCTCACCAAGCTCAACATGGGAACAATAGCAAGGACAACTTGTCATGGGGCAGCCCGCCAAAACCTGCACCAGTGTCAAGTTCAAACCGCACCCAACAAGCCCTCTCTAACTGGTACTACAACCAGGTGTCTGAACGGGAACGGGAGCGGGAACGAGAACGTGAACGTGAACGAGAACGAGAACGCTTAAATGTCCACTCGCTACACCACCGACAACGCAGTTTCTCTCAGGACCGTCTGGGAGAGCTAAGCCGAAGCAGACGGGCACATAGGACTGAATTTCCCCAGAGTGCCTCTCAGGACACATTGCTGCACTCTGGGCAGCATTCTCACTGGATGCAGGTCCAGCCTTCTGTTTGCCAGAACCGTTCTCGCTCTGAGAATCTTATTCGCAGTCGCTACGGGCACTCGGGTCGCTCATTAGAGGCCCTAGACCAGGTACTTTCCCCGCTCTCGCCACACCATGAAAGACAAGCCTGGCAGCAACAGCCCCCGAGGCAGGGAAGCCATTTTAGCCCTTCACATATGGCACCTAGTAACCATCATGTTCACCGCCATCACCAATCCAAATCTTCAGAGCAGCACCGCTGTCAGCAACACCCTCCCCAACAGCACCAACACCCAACGAAGCAAAATCAAATGCATTCATCACAGCATCCACCACAGAGCCGTCGTTTGACCTCATGCCAGAGTGTGGACCAGGAACAGATCGGTTACCGCAGCTACAGTCCCTCCTTTAACCGCAAGAGTGGACGAATTCTGCAGCATGCCCAATCATTCCGGGACCCGTCCTACACAGGCCCACGCCTCAGTTGGACCAGTCTTCCAGAGGGCATGGCCCCATCTCCTGCTCCATCCTCTGCCCCTCCTGCTGGCTCAGTGTCTGGAGAAGGACAGGATGAATCTCATCGTCCGACTAACCATGAAAGAGAGGGTGGGGAGGCAGAGCAGGAGACCCAAGCGCAGGTCCAAGAGGTGGTGCTAAGACAAAAGCCACCCATGGGCCGAAGGGCTGGCCATGTCCACCGACTCCCCCTGGCACTTGATGGCAGTGACCCTCTACTTTTTACCTCGGACCCTGAGGAAGCCTTGCTCAAGTCAGAGGGTTCTTCCTCCCACCGGCATGCGAACGGTAATCTTGCACCACTGTCTGTGGAGGATGACTCGCTGGCCTCTATCCCCTTCATTG ATGAGCCAACCAGCCCGAGCGCAGATCTACGGGCGTGTCACGTCCCTGCCTCGTCCGTCGTGTCCAGTAGCGGCCTTAAATCCGTCCCCGCTGTGGGGACCAGTCCCGCCTCCCCAACCTTCACCTTCCCCCTCAGCCGTCTCTCCTCCCATGACTGCAGTGAGTCTCgcactgaaaaaaagaaagagaaaaagagagagagagatgcatgcTCAGGCACACATTTCAACgctgaaatacacaaat GCAGCATCAAGTCCAGTCGCCGTTCTTCCTATCTGTTGGCCATCACCACTGAGCGCTCCAAGTCATGTGACGACGGACTGCACAACCTCAGAGACGACGGGCGGGTCTTCTC GAGGTTGCCAAAGAGAGTTAAAAGCTTCTTCGGTGATGGG tctctgGACAGCTTGACGGTGGCTGATGAGGCTCGCTCTAAGCGTCACTCTGCCTCGGAGCTGGGCAGCATCAGCTACAGTGATGTGAGAAAAGAAGGATGGCTGCACTATAAACAGATCCATACTGAGAAGGGCAAG AAGGTGGGCAGTGCAATTCGTCCCTGGAGGCGGGTTTTCTCAGTGCTGCGCTTCAGTGCACTCTACCTCTACAAAGACAAGCGGGAGGCGCTGCTGAAAGGTGCCGCCCTGGGAGGCGGATCTGAAGATGAGCAACCGATCAGCATCCGCGGCTGCCTGGTGGACATCGCGTACAGCGAGACGAAGCGCAAGAACGCGCTGCGACTGACCACGCAGGACTTCTGCGAGTACCTGCTGCAGGCTGAGGACCGAGACGACATGCTGGAGTGGATTAGAGTGATCCGGGAAAGCAGCAAGACTGACAGCGAG gagTTGGGTTTCTCTCGACAAGCTCTCATCAGTAAGAAACTGAATGACTACAGGAAGCAGAG TCCGACAGGTAATAAGCCCGACTCATCTCCCCGAGTGCCACGCATGACCTTCTTGCTGCCCAAGGCCGACAACAGCGGTGCGCCCCCTCGCTCCCCCAAACACGAAGCCAAAG AGGAGAGCAGTCCTCCCAAGTCTCCATGGGGCATCAACTTCATGAAGAAAGCGAAGAAGGCGGACCCCAAAGCGTTCGGAGTCCGGCTGGAGGATTGCCAACCCGCCTGCAATAACAAG tttgttccACTGATTGTTGAGATCTGCTGTGGCTTGGTGGAGGAGATGGGTTTGGAGTACACAGGAATCTACAGAGTGCCAGGAAACAATGCTGTGGTGTCCAGCCTGCAGGATCAACTCAACAAGGGCAGTGACATTAACACTACCGAGGag CGGTGGCAGGACCTGAATGTGGTGAGCAGCCTGCTCAAATCTTTCTTCCGCAAGCTTCCAGAGCCCCTCTTTACCGATG ATAAATACAACGATTTCATCGATGCCAATCGTATGGAGAATCCCAGTGACAGGCTGAAGACCTTGAAGAAACTG ATCCATGATTTACCAGATCATTACTTCCACACTCTGAAGTTTCTAATTGGTCATCTGAAGACCGTAGCCAATCACTCGGAGAAGAATAAG atggagcCTCGTAACCTGGCACTAGTATTTGGACCCACTCTTGTGAGAACATCCGAGGACAACATGACGGACATGGTCACCCACATGCCTGACCGCTACAAGATCGTCGAAACTCTTATCCAACAT TATGCCTGGTTCTTCAGTGAGGAGCACGACAAGGATGAAAAG acgCCAGTGGACACAGAGGACGTTCAGCCCGCCCCTAATATAGATCACCTCTTATCCAACATCGGCCGAGCTGGCCTCCTGGGTGAGATCTCAG ACTCAACCAACAGTGATTCAGCAAAATCAAAG GGCTCCGGAGGGTCAAAACGTGACCTCACAGCCAAGGACTTCCTGACTACGCTGGCCATCATGTCTGCTGTGACTCGGAGGCGCAGAAAACGACCCGCCGCCCGCCTCCTGGGCAGCAGCACCGACGATGACTCCGAACAAGAGCCAATCAGAGCCAATTTCACTGTGGAGGGAGAAGGGGAGGGAAAGGAGACGGAGCGGTGTGAATCTGACACGGCTCCGCGTGCAGAGGCagaagaggatgaagatgaggaagaggaggaagatgacGAAGAGAATGCGGAAGTGACTATGGCCTCGCCAGGCAAGGACAAACCCGGAATGCCTTGTGAGGAAGAAGCGCATTCGGTGATCCTCAGTGAGGAAGAGGACCAGAGGGCGGAAACGAAAGGTCGCAGCTGGAGAGGGGATGACGCACGTTCTATTGTCTCGGGTTACTCTACTCTCTCTACACTGGGGAGGAGTTTAGCCTCCGAGGGGCGGGGTGAAGATGCAGATGATGAGCAGAGCGAGCTGGTGAGCGAGACGGACAATGAAAGCGGCTTTGCCTCGCGCTCTCTGACGCAGGAGCGTCCTGAGAAACGCACGCCACCCCCATCAAATACGCACACCTCACCAGAGCCGCCTGCACCACGCAGCTTCCTGTACACAAACTACAAAGCCTCCTTACCTTCTCCCACTCCTGCTCCCACTTCCACTCCAGCTCCTCCTCCCATTCCTCCCAAACGCCCCACCCCCGAGCTTGTAGAAAGAGGAACTGAAAGTGCAGCACGCTCCTCCACTCCCTCCACTTCCTCCTCAACTGCCTCCCAACGGCTCCAAAACCGACCCTCCTTCAACTCCCATCGCCTTATTCAGTGTGACACTTTAGCGCGCCGGCGCCTAAAAACAGAAAAGGCCAAAGCTCGTTCCCTAGATCCTTTAGAAGTCTGTAGTGCTTCACCCAGCGAGGAGGAACCGCAGTCTAACAAAGGGCGAACGAGAACCAGCCTCCCGGATTCATCTACTTCGCACTCACCCAAACTGACCCTATCCACTAGTCACCTGTTAGCTCCGCCCTCTACCCTGGGCTCTACCTCTGGCACCACAAGTCAGGCATCCCTGGCAGAGCAGGTGCGTGCACGTCTGCTCGGTTCAGCGGAGGACATGCGTTCTGTGGGGCTGAGAACGCCTCTCTCGCCTGAGACGCGCCGGCGGAGGCGGGCCTGGAGGAGACACACAGTGGTGGTCTCTCCTACTGACTCTTCCCACAAAAGCTCTCAAGTCTCTGGTGCcgttaacaacaacaacaaaccccCAGCCCCACCCCCCAAACCTTTCTTTGTAATCCGACGTCCGGGGGAGAAGCCCATTCCCGTTGCTCAGCGATCCTCCGCCGACGCCTCTTCATCACGCCGGACCCCGCCTACCTCCCAGTTCCACGAATGCTTGTGA